Proteins from a genomic interval of Trichoplusia ni isolate ovarian cell line Hi5 unplaced genomic scaffold, tn1 tig00002330, whole genome shotgun sequence:
- the LOC113507529 gene encoding uncharacterized protein LOC113507529 — protein MAIKKLDEYFAPKQSKRFERHVFRLIKQEENEKFEKFVVRLRQQAAKCQFVDLDDQLLDQITDRCSSEELRKKILKNGDKMTLEDVIAEANALEIINRQLGDFIQKQNRNQDVNQVESSSKNKNQRRKRECFRCGGWNHLAYDEKCPARGKKCTKCERIGHFKLQCKTNLLKRKRTEDTKQTLNKDTKKFKRPRKDTDNIDEQKKSNSDKKT, from the coding sequence ATGGCAATTAAGAAACTGGATGAGTATTTTGCACCCAAACAGAGTAAAAGATTTGAAAGGCACGTGTTTAGATTAATTAAGCAGGAAGAAAACGAGAAGTTTGAAAAATTCGTTGTCCGCTTGCGGCAACAAGCTGCTAAATGTCAATTCGTTGATTTAGACGACCAGCTCCTGGACCAGATTACTGACAGATGCAGTTCAGAAGAACTAAGgaagaaaatcttaaaaaatggagATAAAATGACTCTTGAAGATGTTATAGCTGAAGCAAAtgctttagaaataataaacagaCAATTAGGAGACTTTATTCAAAAACAGAACCGGAATCAAGACGTAAATCAAGTGGAAAGTAGCAGTAAGAATAAAAACCAAAGACGGAAAAGAGAATGTTTTCGATGTGGCGGGTGGAATCACTTAGCATACGATGAGAAATGTCCAGCAAGGGGAAAGAAGTGTACAAAATGTGAAAGAATTGGACATTTCAAACTGCAGTGCAAGACAAACCTACTAAAAAGGAAACGGACAGaagacacaaaacaaacactCAATAAAGATACGAAGAAATTCAAGAGACCGAGAAAAGATACTGACAACATagacgaacaaaaaaaaagtaattcagATAAAAAGACATAA